A region from the Streptosporangium sp. NBC_01756 genome encodes:
- a CDS encoding branched-chain amino acid ABC transporter substrate-binding protein translates to MGDLTGPNAGIVIPPRNGAKLVFDEYNKTNPATKIEIVEYDSQGDASKAVALAQQAIKTDKVVALLGPAFSGESAQVGPVLEEAGIPSISASATNTKLAENGWKFWHRVLPNDSVQGPGIADFIAGAAAAKNAFVIDDKSEYGKPLADAVRAQLATKGVKVTDDSLDPAESDYSSVVNKVAAAKPDAIFFGGYYAAGGNLLKQLRDKGVKDAKFFSGDGSLDKGLIDGAGAPNAEGALVGCPCYIATPDVTDAKVKGFADAYKAAYSADPAIYAAEGYDAATVYVEAIKAGNTTSDKINEFIKTVDLAGVSKQVKFAPNGEVEAKDIYIYQVKDGAITLLGKAAEAKLG, encoded by the coding sequence ATGGGTGACCTGACCGGTCCCAACGCCGGCATCGTCATTCCGCCCAGGAACGGCGCGAAGCTCGTCTTCGACGAGTACAACAAGACCAACCCGGCGACGAAGATCGAGATCGTCGAGTACGACAGCCAGGGTGACGCCTCGAAGGCCGTCGCGCTGGCGCAGCAGGCCATCAAGACCGACAAGGTCGTCGCGCTGCTCGGCCCGGCGTTCTCGGGTGAATCGGCGCAGGTCGGCCCGGTGCTGGAGGAGGCGGGGATTCCCAGCATCAGCGCCTCGGCGACCAACACCAAGCTCGCTGAGAACGGCTGGAAGTTCTGGCACCGGGTGCTGCCGAACGACAGTGTTCAGGGTCCCGGCATCGCGGACTTCATCGCCGGTGCGGCGGCCGCGAAGAACGCTTTCGTGATCGACGACAAGTCGGAGTACGGCAAGCCGCTGGCCGACGCGGTCCGTGCTCAGCTCGCCACCAAGGGCGTGAAGGTCACGGACGACTCGCTGGACCCGGCGGAGAGCGACTACTCCTCGGTGGTGAACAAGGTGGCGGCGGCGAAGCCGGACGCGATCTTCTTCGGTGGTTACTACGCGGCGGGTGGCAACCTGCTCAAGCAGCTCCGTGACAAGGGTGTGAAGGACGCGAAGTTCTTCTCCGGTGACGGTTCGCTGGACAAGGGTCTGATCGACGGTGCCGGTGCGCCGAACGCCGAGGGCGCCCTGGTCGGTTGCCCGTGCTACATCGCGACGCCGGATGTGACGGACGCCAAGGTCAAGGGCTTCGCCGACGCTTACAAGGCCGCTTACAGCGCCGACCCGGCGATCTACGCGGCTGAGGGTTATGACGCGGCGACGGTGTACGTCGAGGCGATCAAGGCGGGCAACACCACCTCGGACAAGATCAACGAGTTCATCAAGACCGTTGACCTGGCCGGTGTCTCCAAGCAGGTCAAGTTCGCGCCCAACGGCGAGGTCGAGGCCAAGGACATCTACATCTACCAGGTCAAGGACGGCGCCATCACGCTGCTTGGCAAGGCGGCCGAGGCGAAGCTGGGCTAG